One part of the Salinivirga cyanobacteriivorans genome encodes these proteins:
- the upp gene encoding uracil phosphoribosyltransferase: MKVVNLGETDSVFSQFLYEMRHSQIQQDSMRFRINMQRIGALMAYEISKELQFKTEEVITPLGSANARLLKDQVVLATILRAGLPMQDGMLQVFDRAENAFVSAYRKYEQGDDFHIEFEHFSAPRLDNKVMILADPMMATGASMELSYNGLLQNGTPKHTHIATIIASREGVDYIQNKLSDVDVTLWVGAVDDELTSKSYIVPGLGDAGDLAFGSKSD; this comes from the coding sequence ATGAAAGTCGTCAACTTAGGAGAAACTGATTCGGTATTTAGTCAGTTTTTATACGAAATGCGCCATAGTCAAATCCAGCAAGACAGTATGCGCTTCAGAATAAATATGCAACGCATTGGCGCGCTAATGGCTTACGAGATTAGCAAAGAGCTACAATTTAAAACCGAAGAGGTAATTACTCCATTAGGGTCTGCCAATGCCAGATTATTAAAAGATCAGGTGGTGCTTGCAACAATTTTACGGGCCGGGTTACCCATGCAAGACGGAATGCTACAGGTTTTTGATCGTGCTGAGAATGCATTTGTCTCAGCATATCGAAAATATGAGCAGGGAGATGATTTTCATATAGAATTTGAGCATTTTTCTGCCCCCAGACTCGATAATAAAGTTATGATTTTAGCTGACCCGATGATGGCTACAGGCGCTTCCATGGAGCTTTCTTACAATGGCTTGTTGCAAAACGGCACACCTAAACATACCCACATTGCTACCATCATAGCTTCACGCGAAGGGGTCGATTATATTCAGAATAAACTTTCAGATGTTGATGTAACTTTATGGGTAGGAGCTGTAGACGATGAACTTACTTCGAAATCATATATTGTTCCCGGGCTTGGAGATGCCGGTGACCTGGCTTTTGGAAGTAAGTCAGATTAA
- a CDS encoding polysaccharide deacetylase family protein produces the protein MKRIVKSIIFRSANLLSFTHIKKGSYPILLPFYHAVENQHPAYISGYQVKNEKQFKQDINFLLKHYVPVTLDDLKKPEELPSNAMHITFDDGLKSCSNIIAPILLEKSIPATFFINPAFVDNNDIFHRFIFDMAHKKGIKLPEQLKYYPDKNKLLETTENKKTQLKEHIKNSNIYMGMHELMQLKNEGFSIGAHSWDHPEFYKIDQRTQYKQVKNSMQWIEKHFNPTTKAFAFPYTDHGISNGLLKKIHSENLVDLSFGTAGLKYDSFHGHLQRIPMEKRSYETAQSILRYEHFYFKIRQLMKKNTVLRDD, from the coding sequence ATGAAACGCATTGTAAAAAGCATAATTTTCAGGTCAGCAAACTTGCTGAGTTTTACCCATATAAAAAAGGGCAGTTACCCCATACTACTGCCTTTTTACCATGCCGTTGAAAACCAGCATCCAGCTTACATCAGCGGATATCAGGTAAAAAACGAAAAACAATTTAAACAGGATATTAATTTTTTATTGAAACACTACGTTCCTGTGACACTTGATGATTTAAAAAAACCAGAAGAACTACCCTCCAATGCAATGCACATCACTTTTGACGACGGCCTGAAATCTTGCAGCAATATAATAGCACCAATACTACTCGAAAAAAGTATTCCAGCCACCTTTTTTATCAATCCCGCTTTTGTAGACAACAATGACATATTTCACCGATTCATTTTTGATATGGCACATAAAAAGGGCATAAAACTACCTGAGCAATTGAAGTACTACCCAGATAAAAATAAATTACTGGAAACAACTGAAAACAAAAAAACACAACTGAAAGAACATATTAAAAACAGCAACATCTACATGGGTATGCATGAATTGATGCAACTCAAAAACGAAGGGTTCTCAATTGGAGCACACAGCTGGGACCATCCGGAATTTTACAAAATCGACCAGAGAACACAATATAAACAGGTTAAAAACAGTATGCAGTGGATTGAAAAGCACTTCAACCCAACTACAAAGGCTTTTGCCTTTCCGTATACCGATCATGGAATTAGCAATGGATTGCTAAAAAAAATACATTCAGAAAATCTTGTTGATTTATCATTTGGCACCGCCGGACTAAAGTACGACAGTTTTCATGGTCATTTGCAACGTATTCCCATGGAAAAGAGAAGTTACGAAACGGCGCAAAGCATCTTAAGATACGAGCACTTTTATTTCAAAATCAGGCAATTAATGAAGAAAAATACGGTTTTAAGAGATGACTGA
- a CDS encoding GNAT family N-acetyltransferase, with the protein MTEYDTEPNLIIKKILIQEIPGFIDSDFYESLNVKPISKPRAHSYFHNPRATPNDPVIYMLFQNEELIGFRTIMPDLVKLPGKEIKFGWCSGNWIDPKHRRRGYSKILLDSAYEDWQQKLMYTNFARESHLLYNKTSYFKLLKKRIRTRFYGNVDVTELLKNRSFYKYLKPTIPLINIFFKLACSFKRIFFRPFKLKAYSIFTEQHYPANFYMQDLAPESLFARSNTELQWMAKHPWLSDQPDYKKTNYPFSLFEADHKIWYVSIRRGNEVAGKLILSSRNGNLKLLYNFAQNISEIAAKAIINLCYENRMKTFSVMDVAITKELSKLRKPFIFDKTYQMGIYATFDINDSEQLYIHDGDGDYMFT; encoded by the coding sequence ATGACTGAATACGACACAGAACCTAATTTAATAATAAAGAAAATTCTCATTCAGGAGATTCCGGGTTTTATTGACAGTGATTTTTATGAATCTCTCAACGTGAAGCCTATCTCTAAGCCCCGTGCTCATTCATATTTTCATAATCCCAGAGCCACACCTAATGATCCGGTCATTTATATGCTATTCCAAAACGAAGAGCTTATCGGTTTCAGAACCATTATGCCAGATTTAGTAAAACTACCCGGGAAAGAAATAAAATTTGGATGGTGCAGCGGCAACTGGATTGACCCGAAGCATCGCCGAAGAGGGTACTCAAAAATATTACTTGATTCGGCGTATGAAGATTGGCAGCAAAAACTTATGTATACAAATTTTGCACGCGAATCGCATCTGCTCTACAATAAAACATCGTATTTCAAACTACTCAAAAAGCGCATACGAACCCGGTTTTATGGTAATGTTGATGTAACAGAACTGCTGAAAAATCGCAGTTTTTATAAATACCTCAAACCAACCATACCCCTTATTAATATATTTTTTAAGCTTGCCTGTAGTTTTAAAAGAATATTTTTCAGACCATTTAAACTTAAAGCATATTCCATATTTACTGAACAGCATTACCCGGCAAATTTTTATATGCAGGACCTAGCTCCAGAAAGTTTGTTTGCGCGCTCCAATACTGAACTACAATGGATGGCAAAGCATCCCTGGCTTTCGGACCAGCCGGATTATAAAAAAACAAACTATCCATTTTCCTTATTTGAAGCCGATCATAAAATTTGGTACGTATCAATTCGCCGAGGCAATGAAGTTGCAGGAAAACTCATATTGTCTTCAAGAAACGGGAATTTGAAATTACTTTACAATTTTGCTCAAAACATAAGTGAAATAGCAGCTAAAGCAATAATAAATTTATGCTATGAAAATCGAATGAAAACCTTTTCGGTGATGGACGTGGCTATTACCAAAGAATTATCAAAACTCAGAAAACCATTCATTTTCGACAAAACATATCAAATGGGCATTTACGCTACCTTTGACATTAATGATAGTGAGCAGCTATACATCCACGACGGAGATGGCGATTATATGTTTACCTGA
- the radC gene encoding RadC family protein, which translates to MPITSWAESDRPREKLLNKGVNVLSDAELIAILLGSGSRNESAVELAKRILLGAENSFHKLARFTPAEFTRFQGVGEAKAVTLVAAMEIARRRSERQSDAAVLVRSSEDAYELMYSQLSDLNHEEFWVIFLHQSNKVIARKKISQGGIAGTVTDVRIILKEALLVSAPAMILAHNHPSGNLEPSQADINITRKIKEAAEMLDMRVLDHVIIGNQKYYSFADEGQI; encoded by the coding sequence ATGCCAATAACCAGCTGGGCTGAAAGCGACCGGCCCAGGGAGAAATTGCTCAATAAAGGCGTTAATGTTTTGTCTGATGCCGAACTTATTGCAATCTTGCTTGGTTCCGGATCCCGGAATGAGAGTGCCGTTGAACTTGCCAAAAGAATTTTACTTGGTGCAGAAAATAGTTTTCATAAGCTTGCGCGTTTTACCCCGGCAGAGTTTACACGTTTTCAGGGTGTTGGCGAAGCCAAGGCTGTAACACTTGTGGCGGCCATGGAAATTGCCAGGCGCCGTAGCGAACGGCAGTCAGATGCTGCCGTGCTGGTGCGAAGCAGCGAAGATGCCTATGAGTTAATGTATTCCCAGCTTTCTGACCTTAACCATGAAGAGTTCTGGGTAATTTTTTTACATCAGTCCAATAAAGTTATTGCCAGGAAAAAAATCAGCCAGGGAGGAATAGCAGGCACTGTTACCGATGTGAGAATTATTTTAAAGGAGGCCCTGCTGGTCTCTGCACCAGCCATGATTTTAGCGCATAATCATCCATCGGGAAATCTTGAACCCAGCCAGGCCGATATTAATATTACCCGGAAAATTAAAGAAGCTGCAGAAATGCTCGATATGCGGGTGCTGGATCATGTAATAATTGGAAATCAGAAATACTACAGTTTTGCCGATGAGGGACAGATTTAA
- the rpsT gene encoding 30S ribosomal protein S20, which produces MANHLSAKKRIRQNKVRRLHNRYYARTTRNAVRQLEATTDKSKAQEMLPKVVAMVDKLARKNQIHKNKAANLKSKITRHVNALS; this is translated from the coding sequence ATGGCAAATCATTTATCAGCAAAGAAGAGAATCAGGCAGAACAAAGTGAGAAGGCTGCATAATCGTTACTATGCTCGTACAACTCGTAACGCTGTACGCCAGTTAGAAGCTACTACAGATAAGTCAAAAGCTCAGGAAATGCTTCCGAAGGTTGTTGCAATGGTAGATAAGCTCGCTCGCAAAAACCAGATTCATAAAAATAAAGCTGCTAACCTGAAATCTAAGATTACAAGACACGTAAACGCTTTGTCTTAA
- a CDS encoding IS4 family transposase — translation MDKTTHFFGTSVFGQLISLIDSKIITASAKKHGSDHYVKKFKTKDHLISMLFCSFAKCTSLREVSGAMLGLSGKTKHFQLNHIPKKSTLSDSNKRRDCDVFGEIYNKLLKQYGHYISDSRIKDVINKQVEIIDSSTISLFKDILKCVGRHPKTGKKKGGIKLHATINVDETAPKMVWLTSAATHDHVLLNSLKHNANTIYVFDKGYNDYKAFDKFSQTDTGFVTRIKDNAAYKTLNDCKIEEHIHSGVEKDEIIEVQVKYENNTRPLKLRKVQFYDRNLKRRFEFLTNLFEMKADLIAAIYKLRWQIELLFKQLKQNFPLKYFLGDNENAIKIQIYCALIANLLMTVIQKTLKRKWAFSNLVSFCKIHLFNYIHLFRFLEHPDKDWQKTYDELMQPSLF, via the coding sequence ATGGATAAAACTACACATTTTTTTGGAACATCGGTTTTCGGACAGCTGATTTCCTTAATTGATTCAAAAATCATTACTGCAAGTGCAAAAAAGCACGGTTCGGATCACTATGTAAAGAAGTTTAAAACTAAAGATCACTTAATTAGCATGCTGTTTTGTTCTTTTGCTAAATGCACATCTTTACGCGAAGTAAGTGGCGCAATGCTTGGTTTATCAGGTAAAACCAAACATTTTCAGTTAAATCATATTCCAAAGAAAAGTACCTTGTCAGATTCAAATAAACGTAGAGATTGTGATGTGTTCGGAGAAATCTACAATAAGCTACTCAAACAATATGGTCATTATATTTCGGACAGCAGAATTAAAGATGTAATAAACAAACAAGTAGAGATTATTGACAGCTCAACCATCAGTTTGTTTAAGGATATATTGAAGTGTGTTGGACGGCATCCTAAAACCGGTAAAAAGAAAGGCGGTATAAAACTTCATGCAACGATAAATGTAGACGAAACTGCACCCAAGATGGTTTGGCTCACCAGTGCTGCCACTCATGACCATGTATTGTTAAATAGTCTTAAGCATAATGCAAACACAATATACGTATTTGACAAAGGCTATAATGACTACAAAGCCTTTGATAAATTTTCGCAAACAGATACAGGTTTTGTCACCCGAATAAAAGACAATGCAGCATATAAAACGCTAAATGATTGTAAGATAGAAGAACATATTCATAGTGGGGTTGAAAAAGATGAAATCATAGAAGTGCAGGTAAAATATGAGAATAACACACGCCCTTTAAAGCTGCGTAAAGTCCAGTTCTACGACAGAAACCTTAAAAGACGGTTTGAGTTTTTAACTAACTTGTTTGAAATGAAGGCTGATTTAATAGCTGCTATTTACAAACTACGATGGCAAATTGAACTTCTGTTCAAACAATTAAAACAAAATTTCCCGCTAAAATATTTTCTCGGGGACAATGAAAATGCGATTAAAATACAGATATACTGTGCCTTAATCGCAAACCTATTGATGACTGTTATCCAAAAAACGCTCAAGAGGAAATGGGCGTTTTCCAATTTAGTTAGCTTCTGTAAAATTCATTTGTTTAACTACATTCATTTATTCAGGTTTCTTGAGCATCCGGACAAAGATTGGCAGAAAACTTATGACGAATTGATGCAGCCCTCTCTATTCTGA
- a CDS encoding GIY-YIG nuclease family protein, whose protein sequence is MSSFYYVYVLRSLKDGKNYTGYTKNLKLRFQQHIDGLVESTKNRRPLQIIYFEGCLNQQDATHREKYLKTHYGKMFLKNRLKRWEGN, encoded by the coding sequence ATGAGCAGTTTTTATTATGTCTACGTATTAAGGAGCTTGAAAGATGGAAAAAATTATACCGGCTACACAAAAAATTTAAAATTAAGGTTTCAACAACATATAGATGGATTAGTTGAGTCAACAAAAAATCGACGCCCATTACAGATAATTTATTTTGAAGGATGTCTTAATCAACAAGATGCAACTCACCGAGAAAAGTACCTGAAAACTCACTATGGAAAGATGTTTCTTAAAAATAGGTTAAAGCGATGGGAAGGGAACTGA
- a CDS encoding transposase, giving the protein MSVRRKKYDKEFKKMAVELCQTQQNRPKKEIAQELGITDNMLNRWVREHDKYGDNSFAGQGRPVMTDKEKELAQLRKELRETQIERDILKKAVSIFSKGDSRNTNS; this is encoded by the coding sequence ATGAGTGTACGAAGAAAGAAGTATGACAAAGAATTTAAAAAAATGGCAGTAGAGCTTTGTCAGACACAGCAAAACAGGCCAAAAAAGGAAATTGCACAAGAGTTGGGCATTACAGACAACATGTTAAACCGTTGGGTCAGGGAGCATGATAAATATGGAGATAACAGCTTTGCTGGACAAGGCAGGCCTGTGATGACCGACAAGGAGAAAGAGCTGGCACAGCTTCGAAAAGAACTGCGGGAAACGCAAATAGAGCGCGATATCTTAAAAAAGGCAGTGAGCATTTTCTCCAAGGGCGACAGCAGAAATACGAATTCATAA
- a CDS encoding IS1595-like element ISUnb1 family transposase — MELFKGQNLIEFATRFNSDEKCIEYLAHIKWQDGFRCVKCGHTGSQVRKNHSRTCNKCSHTESATANTLFHKVKFGVQKAFFICFEMATTTKSLSASYVGERFGVTEKTARLFMHKVREAMKSSGNNPMSGNVHIDEFVIGGKEEGKVGRSYHIKKKKVICAVELTDDGKVKRMYSMKIDNYSSKELEKMFDAHISQQAKVTTDQWKGYRPLMSSYDIRQIESDRGSNFKALHTMIHQVKSWIRTTYSWVSTHNINRYLDEFCYRLNRSQMKKNIFNNLVRRMVIADKVKQADLICS, encoded by the coding sequence ATGGAATTATTCAAAGGACAAAACCTCATAGAGTTTGCTACACGCTTTAATTCGGATGAAAAGTGTATTGAATATTTAGCTCATATTAAATGGCAAGATGGATTTAGATGTGTTAAATGTGGTCATACCGGAAGTCAAGTAAGAAAGAATCATTCAAGAACGTGTAATAAGTGTAGTCATACTGAATCAGCAACAGCAAATACACTATTCCACAAAGTTAAATTTGGTGTTCAAAAGGCTTTTTTTATTTGCTTTGAAATGGCAACTACAACCAAAAGTTTATCTGCAAGTTATGTTGGAGAACGCTTTGGGGTTACTGAGAAAACAGCTCGACTGTTTATGCATAAAGTACGGGAAGCGATGAAGTCAAGCGGTAATAACCCAATGAGTGGAAATGTACATATTGATGAGTTTGTAATTGGTGGAAAGGAAGAGGGAAAAGTTGGACGTAGTTACCATATTAAGAAAAAGAAGGTTATATGTGCTGTAGAGCTTACTGATGATGGTAAGGTTAAACGCATGTACTCGATGAAAATAGACAACTACTCATCGAAAGAGCTAGAAAAAATGTTCGATGCGCATATTTCTCAACAGGCAAAGGTAACAACAGATCAATGGAAGGGCTACCGTCCACTCATGTCAAGCTATGATATAAGACAAATCGAGAGTGACAGAGGTTCCAACTTCAAGGCTTTGCACACAATGATTCATCAAGTTAAATCTTGGATAAGAACCACTTACTCATGGGTTAGCACTCACAATATCAACAGGTATCTTGACGAGTTTTGCTACCGACTTAATCGTTCTCAAATGAAAAAGAATATTTTCAATAATTTGGTACGCAGGATGGTTATTGCTGATAAAGTAAAGCAAGCAGATTTAATATGCAGTTAA
- a CDS encoding DNA polymerase III subunit alpha — protein sequence MYLAARTYYSLRYGTLSPEKLVQMAAQKGIQVVALTDINNSTGMPDFVKACRKYGIAPVAGMEFRSGDTWLYTALARNENGFEQINRFMSYHNINNLKLPERAPQLEDVFFIYPFLNFPDRLRDDEYIGVRVSERNKLVTISDKLIRSRCVMFHPVTFASRADMELHRHLRAIDHNMLLSNLTPEMVAKGDEVPATEAQLAKTYEFFPELIENTQKLLLKCTYHIDFTSLKNKQVYSASRYDDKLLLQKLAREGFEERFGAGHTYARERLEKELHVIDKLGFAAYFLITWDIIHYSMTRGIYHVGRGSGANSLVAYALKITDVNPVELNLYFERFINPQRTSPPDFDIDYSWRDRDQVQDYIFKRYGKEHTALLGAMSTFQGRSILRELAKVHGLPKAEIGLLVNDPRDERNQHKVAQHILRIGRQMNDFPNLRTIHAGGILVSEKPITCYTALDMPPKGYPTTQWDMYVAEDLRFEKLDILSQRGIGHINDCATLVQQNQGEPVDVHEVETFKNDPKVKKLLKVGETNGCFYIESPAMRGLLRKLRCDDYLTLVAASSIIRPGVAKSGMMREYIKRFQNPDGFEYIHPVMKEQLEETYGVMVYQEDVLKVCHHFAGLDLADADTLRRTMSGKPRYENELNSLVNKFFANCRSRGYPEHITKEVWRQIASFAGYSFSKAHSASYAVESFQSLYLKAHYPLEFMVAVINNFGGFYKTSVYFNEARRWGAQLELPCVNRSVQMTTIEGKTIYTGFVHIQDLEKRVVKSLIAARSQQGAFKSLADFTRRVQIGIQQLRILIRIGAFRFTGKTKVDLLWEAHMLLDNKPRKEKPAPALFEPEEKHYSLPKLRTSALEDAYDEIELLGFPLSLTWFDMLQTSYRGEVKARNLHRFVGKTVKLTGLLVTVKYVWTVKKEVMHFGTFLDDKGNFIDTVHFPDSLKQYPFTGDGVYLILGKVVVEFGHPSIEVQKMAKLPLQPDPRNEKQRHAAGIRKAAGD from the coding sequence ATGTACCTCGCTGCCCGCACATATTACAGTCTCCGCTACGGAACGTTGTCGCCGGAAAAACTGGTGCAGATGGCCGCGCAAAAAGGCATTCAGGTTGTTGCTCTGACCGATATCAACAACAGTACAGGTATGCCCGATTTTGTGAAGGCCTGTCGTAAGTATGGCATCGCACCTGTGGCGGGCATGGAGTTTCGTAGCGGCGATACATGGCTTTACACGGCGCTGGCACGCAACGAAAACGGTTTTGAGCAGATCAACCGGTTTATGTCGTACCACAACATCAACAATCTAAAATTACCTGAACGCGCACCACAACTTGAGGATGTGTTTTTTATCTATCCGTTTCTGAATTTCCCCGATCGGTTGCGCGACGATGAATACATTGGCGTACGCGTATCGGAGCGTAATAAGCTGGTGACCATTAGCGATAAGCTTATTCGCAGTCGTTGTGTGATGTTTCATCCGGTTACGTTTGCTTCACGCGCCGACATGGAGTTGCACCGCCACCTACGCGCCATCGATCACAACATGTTGCTGTCTAATCTGACCCCGGAAATGGTGGCCAAAGGCGATGAGGTGCCTGCTACTGAAGCACAATTGGCCAAAACTTACGAGTTTTTCCCGGAGTTGATCGAAAACACCCAAAAGTTGTTGCTGAAATGCACCTATCACATTGACTTCACGTCGCTCAAAAACAAGCAGGTGTATTCTGCCAGCCGTTACGATGATAAATTGTTGCTTCAGAAACTGGCACGCGAAGGTTTCGAAGAACGTTTTGGGGCAGGTCATACGTATGCGCGTGAGCGGCTGGAAAAAGAATTGCATGTGATCGATAAGCTGGGGTTTGCGGCCTATTTTCTCATCACCTGGGATATTATTCATTATTCCATGACGCGCGGGATTTACCACGTAGGTCGGGGAAGTGGCGCCAACAGCCTGGTGGCCTATGCGCTGAAAATTACCGATGTAAACCCGGTGGAACTGAACCTCTATTTCGAACGCTTCATCAACCCGCAGCGTACCAGTCCGCCCGATTTCGATATCGATTATTCGTGGCGCGACCGCGACCAGGTGCAGGATTATATTTTTAAACGGTACGGGAAGGAACATACAGCGCTGCTGGGCGCCATGTCTACCTTTCAGGGACGTTCCATTTTACGCGAGCTGGCTAAGGTGCACGGGCTGCCCAAGGCAGAAATAGGTTTGCTGGTGAATGACCCACGCGATGAGCGTAACCAACATAAGGTGGCGCAACACATTTTGCGCATCGGCCGGCAAATGAACGATTTCCCCAACCTGCGCACCATTCATGCCGGCGGAATTCTGGTTTCAGAAAAGCCGATCACCTGCTACACGGCGCTGGATATGCCGCCCAAAGGTTATCCGACTACGCAGTGGGATATGTACGTGGCCGAGGATTTGCGTTTCGAAAAACTCGATATTCTGAGCCAGCGGGGTATTGGCCACATCAACGATTGTGCTACGTTGGTACAGCAAAACCAGGGTGAACCCGTAGATGTGCACGAGGTGGAAACGTTCAAAAACGATCCGAAGGTGAAAAAACTGCTCAAAGTAGGGGAGACCAATGGCTGTTTTTACATCGAAAGTCCGGCTATGCGCGGGCTGCTGCGCAAGCTGCGTTGCGACGATTACCTCACCCTGGTGGCCGCCAGCTCCATTATTCGTCCGGGCGTAGCCAAATCGGGCATGATGCGTGAGTACATCAAGCGGTTTCAGAACCCCGATGGCTTTGAATACATTCACCCCGTGATGAAAGAGCAGCTCGAAGAGACCTACGGTGTGATGGTGTACCAGGAAGATGTGCTCAAAGTGTGCCACCATTTTGCCGGACTCGACCTGGCCGATGCCGACACCCTGCGCCGCACCATGAGCGGTAAGCCACGTTATGAAAATGAGTTGAACTCGCTTGTGAATAAGTTTTTCGCCAATTGTCGCAGCCGGGGCTATCCCGAACACATTACCAAAGAGGTGTGGCGGCAAATTGCTTCATTTGCCGGATATTCGTTTTCAAAAGCGCATTCAGCGTCGTATGCCGTGGAGAGTTTTCAGAGTTTGTACCTCAAGGCCCATTATCCGCTGGAGTTTATGGTGGCAGTAATCAATAATTTTGGTGGATTCTACAAAACCAGTGTGTACTTTAACGAAGCCCGGCGCTGGGGTGCACAACTGGAGTTGCCGTGTGTAAATCGTAGCGTACAAATGACCACCATTGAGGGCAAAACCATTTACACAGGCTTTGTGCATATTCAGGATCTGGAAAAACGGGTGGTGAAGAGCCTGATTGCCGCGCGCAGTCAGCAGGGAGCATTCAAAAGCCTGGCTGATTTTACCCGGCGTGTGCAAATTGGCATTCAGCAGTTGCGCATTTTAATTCGTATAGGGGCCTTTCGGTTTACAGGTAAAACAAAAGTTGACTTGCTTTGGGAAGCGCATATGCTACTCGATAATAAACCGCGCAAAGAAAAGCCTGCGCCCGCACTTTTTGAGCCGGAAGAGAAACATTATAGCCTTCCCAAACTGCGCACCTCAGCACTGGAGGATGCTTATGACGAAATTGAGTTGCTCGGTTTCCCGCTGTCGCTCACCTGGTTCGACATGCTGCAAACCAGTTATCGTGGCGAGGTGAAAGCACGCAACCTGCACCGTTTCGTAGGCAAAACCGTGAAGCTCACCGGCCTGCTGGTCACCGTCAAGTATGTGTGGACCGTAAAAAAAGAGGTGATGCATTTCGGTACCTTTCTCGATGACAAAGGCAATTTCATCGATACCGTACATTTTCCCGATTCGCTTAAGCAGTATCCTTTTACCGGTGATGGCGTGTACCTGATTTTGGGCAAAGTGGTGGTAGAGTTCGGCCACCCTTCCATTGAAGTGCAAAAAATGGCTAAGTTACCGTTGCAACCCGACCCGCGAAACGAGAAACAACGGCATGCTGCAGGTATCCGGAAAGCTGCGGGAGATTGA
- the dinB gene encoding DNA polymerase IV: MNTRNILHLDLDTFFVSVERLRNNALNNKPIIIGGTSDRGVVSACSYETRPFGVYSGMPMKMARRLCPEALQIRGDMDQYSKYSHVVTDIIAEEAPLYEKMSIDEHYLDLTGMDRFFGTLKWSRELRQRIIKESGLPISFGLSTNKSVAKIATGEAKPNGELQIAEQQVLPFLSPLSIRKIPGVGHKAFQTLRTMGVDTIETLRMVPPEMVTRVLGKNGKGVWKKANGIDPTPVKPYRERKSIGTERTFSEDRTDTARLEEIIAAMTEKLAFELRQKQKVTACVTVKIRYANFDTHTKQQRIPYTGLDHQLIKVARELFRKVYDRRMRVRLVGVKFSHLVHGAHQLNLFEDTSEMVKLYQALDSLRNRYGSHIVHKALAMKRFQI, encoded by the coding sequence ATGAACACTCGAAACATACTCCACCTCGACCTCGATACCTTTTTCGTATCGGTAGAGCGACTGCGGAACAATGCGCTGAACAATAAACCCATCATCATTGGCGGAACATCTGACCGCGGTGTGGTGTCGGCGTGCAGTTACGAGACACGCCCGTTTGGTGTGTACTCCGGTATGCCCATGAAGATGGCGCGCAGGTTGTGTCCCGAGGCGCTGCAAATTCGTGGCGATATGGATCAGTACTCAAAATATTCGCACGTGGTGACCGATATCATTGCTGAGGAAGCCCCTTTGTACGAAAAAATGTCCATCGATGAGCATTACCTCGACCTTACCGGTATGGATCGCTTTTTTGGCACGTTGAAATGGTCGCGGGAATTGCGGCAACGCATCATAAAAGAGAGCGGGTTGCCCATTTCCTTTGGTTTGTCGACTAACAAAAGCGTAGCCAAAATTGCCACAGGCGAGGCCAAACCCAATGGTGAGTTGCAGATAGCAGAACAGCAAGTGTTGCCGTTTCTGAGTCCGTTGTCCATACGCAAAATACCGGGAGTAGGGCACAAAGCCTTTCAGACTCTCCGCACCATGGGCGTCGATACCATTGAGACGTTGCGTATGGTGCCGCCAGAGATGGTTACACGGGTGCTGGGGAAGAATGGTAAAGGTGTGTGGAAAAAAGCCAATGGCATTGACCCGACCCCGGTAAAGCCGTATCGCGAACGAAAGTCTATTGGTACGGAACGCACCTTCAGTGAAGACCGTACCGATACAGCGCGTCTGGAGGAAATTATTGCTGCCATGACCGAGAAGCTGGCTTTTGAGTTGCGCCAAAAGCAGAAGGTGACGGCTTGTGTAACGGTGAAAATTCGTTATGCCAATTTCGATACACATACCAAACAGCAACGTATCCCGTACACCGGCCTCGATCATCAGTTGATTAAGGTGGCGCGGGAGCTTTTTCGAAAAGTGTACGACCGCCGCATGCGCGTGCGACTGGTGGGCGTTAAATTTAGCCATTTGGTGCATGGCGCGCACCAGCTCAACCTGTTCGAAGATACCAGTGAAATGGTGAAACTGTATCAGGCACTCGACAGCTTACGCAACCGTTACGGATCGCATATTGTGCACAAAGCGCTAGCGATGAAAAGGTTTCAGATTTAG